The proteins below come from a single Desulfovibrio litoralis DSM 11393 genomic window:
- the qrcD gene encoding menaquinone reductase integral membrane subunit QrcD — protein sequence METTNYNLPADARFFPEGCTRCSLTQFLAWMGGISLIFLWGLYAAFLVLSQGLGTTGLDDYFGFGLWITFDLAVIALGAGAFFTGLLRYIFNIDPLKNIINLTVIVGFLCYSGAMLVLVLDIGQPLRAWFGYWHANVHSMLTEVIFCITCYCLVLIIEYLPIVFEQKQINRIPLYHHLAHNLHVVMPLFAGIGAFLSTFHQGSLGGMYGVLFGRSYAFREGFFIWPWTFFLFILSAVASGPTFTILICSLMEKITGKKLVEYNIKELLAKIAGTMLLIYLVFKFMDTWAWANNILPRHGFTFNDMFYGWIYGRWLLFAELIICGVVPCYMLFNAKIRKNPTLLYTAAILVCIGVTINRYVQTVQTLAIPMMPFDNWAFYNPNWVEWAASFMILAYGALILSLSYRYLPIFPQERKLNK from the coding sequence ATGGAAACAACTAACTACAACCTCCCTGCTGATGCCAGATTTTTTCCTGAGGGCTGTACACGCTGTTCATTAACACAGTTTTTAGCCTGGATGGGCGGTATTTCTCTTATATTTTTATGGGGATTATACGCAGCTTTTCTCGTATTAAGCCAAGGTCTCGGCACAACAGGATTAGACGATTATTTCGGATTCGGTCTTTGGATTACCTTTGACCTTGCAGTAATTGCACTCGGAGCAGGAGCTTTTTTTACCGGTTTATTACGCTATATTTTCAATATTGATCCGTTAAAAAACATAATAAATTTAACAGTTATCGTTGGTTTTTTATGTTATTCCGGAGCAATGTTGGTCTTAGTTCTTGATATAGGACAACCCTTGCGTGCTTGGTTTGGTTATTGGCACGCAAACGTTCACTCCATGCTCACAGAAGTTATCTTTTGTATTACTTGCTATTGTTTAGTTTTGATTATTGAATATCTTCCAATTGTTTTTGAACAAAAACAAATAAACCGTATTCCGCTTTATCACCATTTGGCTCATAACTTACACGTTGTAATGCCTTTGTTTGCCGGAATCGGTGCCTTTTTATCTACCTTCCACCAAGGTTCTTTGGGCGGTATGTATGGTGTTTTATTTGGACGTTCATATGCGTTTCGTGAAGGTTTCTTTATCTGGCCTTGGACTTTCTTTTTGTTTATTTTATCCGCCGTTGCTTCCGGACCAACTTTCACCATTTTAATTTGTTCTTTAATGGAAAAAATTACCGGGAAAAAGTTGGTTGAATATAATATCAAAGAGTTATTAGCAAAAATCGCAGGCACAATGTTATTAATCTACTTAGTATTTAAGTTTATGGATACTTGGGCTTGGGCTAATAATATTTTACCACGTCATGGTTTTACTTTTAACGATATGTTTTACGGTTGGATTTATGGACGTTGGCTATTATTTGCAGAACTGATCATTTGTGGCGTTGTACCTTGCTATATGTTGTTTAACGCAAAAATACGCAAAAACCCTACTCTGCTATACACCGCCGCAATTTTGGTTTGTATTGGCGTAACGATTAACCGTTATGTACAAACAGTCCAAACTCTGGCTATTCCAATGATGCCTTTTGATAATTGGGCTTTTTATAACCCAAACTGGGTTGAATGGGCAGCAAGTTTTATGATTTTAGCCTACGGAGCTTTAATATTATCGCTCTCTTATCGCTATTTACCAATATTCCCACAAGAACGTAAATTAAATAAATAA
- the qrcA gene encoding menaquinone reductase multiheme cytochrome c subunit QrcA, whose protein sequence is MEGKNNSCTPSNNKKEPCCTASKCCGQAPIIVGFVVALVFGWFIFPGLLFSQKEQPVEFTHKTHVEGQGLECSSCHAFREDGSFAGKPTQANCESCHSSLMGESEAERNYFQNFVEKGKEVPWIFHQTQPDNVFFSHAAHKLENCVRCHRQMDEKELCSTCHPIGKDLPYKQNKLTGYSAQTMKMWQCEECHARPAHLRDSKIKNSARANNACFTCHK, encoded by the coding sequence ATGGAAGGAAAAAATAATTCCTGTACACCTTCCAACAATAAAAAAGAACCTTGTTGCACTGCGTCAAAATGCTGTGGACAAGCTCCGATTATTGTTGGTTTTGTTGTTGCTCTGGTTTTTGGTTGGTTTATTTTTCCGGGTCTTTTGTTTAGTCAAAAAGAACAACCGGTCGAATTCACTCACAAAACCCACGTTGAAGGTCAAGGTCTCGAATGTAGCAGTTGTCATGCTTTTAGAGAAGATGGTTCTTTTGCCGGAAAACCAACTCAAGCTAACTGCGAAAGTTGCCACAGCTCTCTTATGGGCGAAAGCGAAGCTGAACGTAATTATTTTCAAAACTTTGTAGAAAAAGGTAAAGAAGTACCTTGGATTTTTCATCAAACGCAACCTGATAATGTATTCTTCAGCCATGCTGCACATAAACTAGAAAACTGTGTACGTTGTCATAGACAAATGGACGAAAAAGAACTTTGTTCAACATGCCACCCTATAGGTAAAGATTTACCTTATAAACAAAACAAACTTACAGGTTACAGTGCTCAAACAATGAAAATGTGGCAATGCGAAGAATGTCATGCACGTCCGGCACACTTGCGAGACTCAAAAATTAAAAACAGTGCGCGTGCAAACAATGCATGCTTTACTTGTCATAAATAA
- the guaB gene encoding IMP dehydrogenase, with amino-acid sequence MDTPLITRGLTFDDILLVPAYSEITPDLVNVGTQLTKEISLNIPFISAAMDTVTESSMAISLARNGGVGVIHKNMSIEQQRLEIEKVKKNESGMILDPITIKPNDPVEHALSLMSAYRVSGLPVVENGKLVGILTNRDVRFVKNASAIKVKEVMTSENLVTVPMGTTLDTAVEHMHRRRIEKLLVVEPTTGELRGLITMKDIDKIIKYPNACKDSHGRLRVGGAIGVGTDGLERAEALLAGGADFLVLDSAHGHSSNILKGIRAVKDAFPKAQLIAGNVGTYDGAKAVLEAGADTVKVGIGPGSICTTRIVAGVGVPQITAIMEAVRAAKELDRCVIADGGIKYSGDVVKALAVGANTVMIGSLFAGTEESPGETILYQGRTYKIYRGMGSIDAMKEGSGDRYFQDKSKKLVPEGIVGRVPYKGPVTDSIYQLVGGVRSGMGYAGAASLKELREKARFVEISSAGLRESHVHDVIITKEAPNYRVENN; translated from the coding sequence ATGGACACCCCCCTTATAACTAGAGGTTTAACGTTTGATGATATTTTACTTGTTCCGGCTTATTCGGAAATAACGCCGGATCTTGTTAATGTTGGTACTCAGCTGACAAAAGAAATATCTTTAAATATCCCATTTATTTCAGCAGCGATGGATACGGTTACGGAATCGTCCATGGCTATATCCCTAGCAAGAAACGGTGGTGTTGGAGTTATTCATAAGAATATGTCGATAGAACAACAGCGTCTTGAAATCGAAAAAGTGAAAAAGAACGAAAGTGGCATGATACTCGACCCCATTACGATAAAACCTAATGATCCAGTCGAACATGCCCTTTCTTTAATGAGTGCTTATCGAGTTTCGGGTTTGCCTGTTGTTGAAAACGGAAAGCTAGTTGGTATTTTGACTAACCGAGATGTGCGTTTTGTTAAAAATGCCTCAGCGATCAAGGTTAAAGAGGTAATGACAAGCGAAAATCTTGTTACCGTTCCTATGGGAACTACCCTTGATACCGCCGTTGAACATATGCATAGAAGGCGAATAGAAAAGCTTTTGGTGGTTGAACCGACAACGGGTGAGCTTCGTGGTTTAATTACCATGAAAGATATTGATAAAATAATTAAATACCCCAATGCCTGTAAAGACTCTCACGGTCGCCTCAGGGTTGGTGGAGCAATAGGAGTCGGTACTGACGGTTTAGAAAGAGCAGAAGCTCTACTCGCCGGAGGAGCCGACTTTTTAGTTCTTGACTCTGCTCATGGGCATTCGTCAAATATCTTAAAAGGGATAAGAGCCGTTAAAGACGCTTTTCCTAAAGCACAATTGATTGCCGGTAACGTCGGAACTTACGATGGGGCAAAGGCGGTTTTGGAAGCAGGGGCCGATACGGTAAAAGTTGGTATAGGGCCGGGTTCTATTTGTACTACGCGTATTGTTGCCGGTGTTGGTGTTCCGCAAATTACGGCAATTATGGAAGCTGTTAGAGCGGCAAAAGAACTTGATCGTTGTGTTATCGCCGATGGTGGAATTAAATATTCCGGAGATGTTGTAAAGGCATTGGCGGTTGGTGCAAACACGGTTATGATTGGTTCTTTATTCGCAGGAACGGAAGAAAGCCCAGGTGAGACAATACTTTATCAAGGGCGTACCTATAAAATATATCGTGGAATGGGTTCTATTGATGCAATGAAAGAGGGTAGCGGAGATCGTTATTTTCAAGATAAATCAAAAAAACTCGTTCCCGAAGGAATAGTTGGGCGTGTTCCTTATAAAGGACCGGTTACGGACAGTATTTATCAGCTTGTTGGCGGAGTACGTTCAGGAATGGGCTATGCCGGAGCAGCTTCTTTAAAAGAACTTAGAGAAAAGGCTCGTTTTGTGGAAATTTCATCGGCAGGGCTTAGAGAAAGTCATGTGCATGATGTTATTATTACAAAAGAAGCCCCTAACTATAGAGTTGAAAATAACTAA
- a CDS encoding NAD(P)/FAD-dependent oxidoreductase: MPKTFDLVILGGGASGLTSAIQSSKKGFSTLLVDHNKSVGQKLCIAGGGFGNVTNRNISYQNYHGENQHFSKSILTRYDSEFIQKFICDFGFELEEREHGQLFLTKPAKQLRDAMLQCAILQGTKLALNENIIAVEKEQNNDCFIVKLEHTEIYAKKLIIALGSPAYPQIGGSSKGVELLKSFGHKIIPFKPVLTPFVMPDNWELKGLQGISLPVKIKIDTRLLPKKEQALHKEYHTDLLFTHNGISGPACLQISLKWKSEMAILINFLPSQNILELISQERDSSQTTKKRQGTQKTLNFLAKLLPQRLVEQLIDTSIAHKKIAELSKNEINILTQRIHAYQANPSSCLGMKKAEAATGGADTKYFSSQTLESKIVSSLYACGEILDVTGELGGYNLHWAFACGFAATEFL; encoded by the coding sequence ATGCCAAAAACTTTTGACCTTGTTATTTTAGGCGGCGGAGCCTCAGGTTTAACGTCTGCCATACAAAGTAGCAAGAAAGGTTTTTCTACCCTTTTGGTTGATCACAACAAAAGCGTCGGACAAAAACTCTGTATCGCCGGAGGTGGTTTTGGAAATGTTACCAACCGCAACATATCTTATCAAAACTATCACGGCGAAAACCAACATTTTTCCAAATCTATTTTAACACGTTATGACTCTGAGTTTATACAAAAATTTATTTGTGATTTCGGATTTGAACTTGAAGAACGAGAACACGGACAATTATTTTTAACAAAACCGGCAAAACAACTTAGAGATGCCATGTTACAATGTGCAATTTTACAAGGCACAAAACTCGCTCTCAATGAAAACATTATCGCTGTGGAAAAAGAACAGAATAATGATTGTTTTATTGTCAAACTTGAACATACTGAAATTTATGCCAAAAAGTTAATTATAGCCTTAGGTAGCCCCGCCTACCCTCAAATAGGAGGAAGCTCAAAGGGCGTTGAGTTATTAAAAAGCTTTGGACATAAAATAATTCCTTTCAAACCAGTCCTCACCCCGTTTGTTATGCCTGATAATTGGGAACTAAAAGGCTTACAGGGTATCTCGTTGCCTGTAAAAATTAAAATAGATACGCGGCTTTTACCTAAAAAAGAACAGGCCTTACACAAAGAATATCATACCGATTTATTATTTACACATAACGGAATATCCGGTCCTGCCTGCCTGCAAATTTCACTAAAATGGAAATCGGAAATGGCAATCTTAATAAACTTTTTACCTTCACAAAATATTTTAGAGTTGATTAGCCAAGAAAGAGATTCCAGTCAAACAACAAAAAAAAGACAAGGCACACAAAAAACACTAAATTTTTTAGCTAAATTATTGCCCCAAAGATTAGTAGAACAACTTATAGATACAAGTATCGCACATAAAAAAATAGCAGAACTATCTAAAAATGAAATAAATATCCTCACACAACGCATACACGCATATCAAGCAAACCCATCAAGCTGTTTAGGAATGAAAAAAGCAGAGGCAGCAACAGGCGGTGCAGACACAAAGTATTTTTCATCACAAACTTTGGAAAGTAAAATAGTATCAAGCCTTTACGCTTGCGGAGAAATCCTTGATGTAACCGGAGAACTTGGCGGATATAACCTTCATTGGGCGTTTGCTTGTGGCTTTGCAGCTACAGAGTTTTTATAA
- the qrcC gene encoding menaquinone reductase iron-sulfur cluster-binding subunit QrcC, which yields MSSVKEFKVKWGMAIDLDKCTGCGACMVSCQAENNLAPVADASNKTRVLNWLLVYELSNEKAYPDHDIAYLPRPCQQCGGSHGVPCVSVCPVIATEKGEEGGIVSQIYPRCIGCRYCMAACPFHARYFNWFDPKWPVGMDKTLTPDVSVRPRGVVEKCTFCHHRFMQAKDKAIVEGRDPEKLNDGDYVTSCTEACPNNAIVFGDINNPEHKIHELVKNPNAFRLLSKLGIETQVYYLSSREWVRKLGDHDILNSKVRG from the coding sequence ATGTCATCAGTAAAAGAATTTAAAGTCAAATGGGGTATGGCTATAGACCTCGATAAATGTACAGGTTGTGGGGCTTGTATGGTTTCATGCCAAGCGGAAAACAATCTTGCTCCCGTAGCCGATGCTTCAAATAAAACACGCGTCTTAAACTGGCTTTTAGTTTACGAACTTTCCAACGAAAAGGCATATCCGGATCACGATATTGCTTATTTGCCTCGTCCTTGTCAACAATGTGGCGGGTCTCACGGAGTTCCTTGCGTTTCTGTCTGTCCGGTTATCGCAACAGAGAAGGGTGAAGAAGGTGGTATCGTTAGCCAGATTTATCCACGCTGTATAGGTTGCAGATATTGCATGGCGGCTTGCCCCTTCCATGCTCGTTATTTTAACTGGTTTGACCCTAAGTGGCCGGTTGGAATGGATAAAACTTTGACTCCTGATGTTTCTGTTCGCCCACGCGGTGTTGTTGAAAAATGTACTTTTTGCCATCATCGTTTTATGCAGGCGAAAGATAAAGCCATTGTTGAAGGCAGAGACCCGGAAAAACTTAACGACGGCGATTATGTTACTTCATGTACGGAAGCTTGCCCCAACAACGCAATCGTCTTTGGTGATATAAATAACCCGGAACATAAAATACATGAACTGGTTAAAAATCCTAACGCATTCAGATTGTTATCAAAACTAGGGATAGAAACCCAAGTATATTACCTTTCTTCTCGTGAATGGGTAAGAAAATTGGGCGATCATGACATATTAAATTCAAAGGTCAGGGGGTAG
- a CDS encoding class I SAM-dependent methyltransferase yields MYNDAYKNIAKYYDFFTNRLLTELRKQVVYICNKYSFQQILDLGCGTGNLAFQLVEDKIKTIGVDASLAMLKEAQKKILKNKTGLNFQESLNNKPIFLGSDITKLPFKDNSFDLAIISLVLHETEADIAKTIAEALRVSDYILLADYHLPERNLEVPFFYFVHFIERIAGKTHYFNFKRFMKKGGLQGLIQRICIKHNLIICEDISICYGVLGVVVLKKKA; encoded by the coding sequence ATGTATAATGATGCTTATAAAAATATAGCGAAATATTATGATTTTTTTACAAATCGTCTTTTAACCGAGTTGCGAAAGCAAGTTGTTTATATATGTAATAAATATTCTTTTCAACAGATTCTTGATTTGGGTTGTGGAACGGGGAATTTGGCTTTTCAGTTAGTAGAAGACAAAATTAAAACCATCGGCGTTGATGCCTCTTTGGCTATGTTAAAAGAAGCTCAAAAAAAAATACTAAAAAATAAAACAGGGCTAAATTTTCAAGAGAGTTTAAATAATAAACCTATTTTTTTAGGTTCAGACATAACCAAACTTCCCTTTAAAGACAATAGTTTTGATCTTGCAATAATTTCCTTGGTTTTGCATGAAACAGAAGCCGATATTGCTAAGACTATTGCGGAAGCCTTGAGAGTTTCAGATTATATTTTATTGGCAGACTATCATCTTCCTGAAAGAAATTTAGAAGTTCCGTTTTTTTATTTTGTTCATTTTATAGAAAGGATAGCAGGAAAAACACACTATTTTAATTTTAAAAGATTTATGAAAAAGGGCGGTTTACAAGGACTTATACAAAGGATTTGCATAAAACATAATTTAATAATTTGTGAAGATATAAGTATATGTTATGGCGTGTTGGGTGTTGTTGTTTTAAAGAAAAAAGCTTAG
- the qrcB gene encoding menaquinone reductase molybdopterin-binding-like subunit QrcB, with amino-acid sequence MGLNRRTFIKFLAGAGAGITVTPVPWSLLDDVSIWTQNWPWIPSNIPGANNFVPTVSKYCPSNLSYMVRLVDDRPVRTLPNQEHPLGGGLTSLAAAEVQMLYSPSRVQSPLKRGPDGKLVRVTWEEAFDTLTKELQKAKSSLVAISGDETSSITELLSAFVNATGSQDTFLMPSENANVTKAWSLMGGKGIPCYDIENSDYVLAIGANILESWGTVVSNRRAFAKRSENGSSDVKAKYVFAGAMQNNTAAGADVWLPLKPGTEAILALGIANQLIALGKNADLQGFDEFKALAKEYSPEKVQALTETPAEKIKEIALELSKAKKPLIICGSGFSQGGGTAPSVLGFTLNLMLSGLNADGGIKSVANKADIMSGATKLQDLLQKDLVAYMNSGKMPKAMLFYEANPAFALPNTAKVKEALSKVEFKVSFSTFLNETAELCDLVFPIPMGLERIDDSYAPFGANSLFYSLTTPVLKTPLVDARPFDEILIKAAGSLGYSLNVKSLADAIKIKIDSLGADPKKLAQGKAFIDNQTTNEALELNADLIKSITPQKAKDPQELVLAPQFTLNMGVSVTGIPPFNTKTIPANQLKGKEMFVFLNKTTADRLGFIEGSPIKITNTNNPEQNLRARVHLFEGIVNNAIGIKLGFGHSAFDEFSQNKGYNPMEIMSINTEPGTNITTWTQTGVKAERG; translated from the coding sequence ATGGGTTTAAACAGAAGAACTTTTATTAAATTTCTCGCCGGTGCCGGTGCCGGAATTACCGTTACCCCTGTTCCTTGGAGTTTACTTGATGATGTCAGTATCTGGACTCAAAACTGGCCTTGGATACCTTCAAATATTCCCGGAGCAAATAACTTTGTACCAACTGTAAGTAAATATTGTCCGTCTAATTTGTCATACATGGTGCGTCTTGTTGACGACCGCCCTGTAAGAACTTTACCAAACCAAGAACACCCTTTAGGTGGCGGATTAACCTCTTTGGCAGCAGCCGAAGTACAAATGCTCTACTCTCCTTCAAGGGTTCAATCTCCTTTAAAACGCGGTCCTGATGGAAAGCTCGTTAGAGTAACTTGGGAAGAAGCTTTTGATACTTTAACCAAAGAATTACAAAAAGCCAAAAGCTCGCTTGTCGCAATTTCAGGTGATGAAACAAGTAGCATAACAGAACTGTTATCAGCTTTTGTAAACGCAACAGGTTCTCAAGACACCTTTTTAATGCCAAGCGAAAACGCCAATGTAACTAAAGCGTGGTCTCTTATGGGCGGAAAAGGAATTCCTTGTTACGACATAGAAAACAGCGATTACGTTTTGGCAATCGGTGCGAATATCTTGGAATCATGGGGAACAGTCGTCAGTAACCGCAGGGCTTTTGCAAAACGTTCCGAAAACGGAAGTTCTGATGTTAAAGCAAAGTATGTTTTCGCCGGTGCTATGCAAAATAATACCGCCGCCGGGGCTGATGTCTGGTTACCTTTAAAACCGGGAACAGAAGCAATACTTGCCCTAGGAATCGCCAATCAACTGATTGCTCTTGGGAAAAATGCCGACCTTCAAGGTTTTGATGAGTTTAAGGCTTTAGCTAAAGAATATAGCCCGGAAAAAGTACAAGCACTCACAGAAACCCCTGCCGAAAAGATTAAAGAAATAGCTTTGGAATTAAGCAAAGCCAAAAAACCTCTGATAATTTGCGGTTCAGGTTTTAGTCAAGGTGGCGGAACGGCTCCATCTGTCTTGGGCTTTACTCTTAACTTGATGTTATCTGGTTTAAACGCTGATGGCGGAATTAAGTCTGTTGCCAATAAAGCCGATATTATGAGTGGTGCGACTAAGCTTCAAGACTTGTTACAAAAAGACCTTGTGGCTTATATGAATAGTGGAAAAATGCCAAAAGCCATGCTGTTTTATGAAGCAAACCCAGCTTTTGCCTTACCGAATACTGCGAAAGTTAAAGAAGCTCTAAGTAAGGTCGAGTTTAAAGTTTCGTTTAGCACATTCTTAAATGAAACTGCCGAACTTTGCGATTTAGTCTTCCCTATTCCAATGGGGCTTGAAAGAATCGATGATTCTTATGCTCCTTTTGGTGCAAATTCTCTGTTTTACAGTTTAACTACGCCTGTATTAAAAACGCCTCTTGTAGATGCTCGTCCTTTTGATGAGATTTTAATAAAAGCAGCCGGAAGTTTAGGCTATAGCCTTAATGTAAAAAGCCTTGCCGATGCCATAAAAATTAAAATCGACTCTCTTGGTGCTGACCCTAAAAAATTAGCACAAGGAAAAGCCTTTATAGACAATCAGACAACAAACGAAGCTTTAGAGCTTAACGCCGACCTTATTAAAAGCATAACACCTCAAAAAGCTAAAGACCCTCAAGAACTTGTCTTGGCTCCTCAGTTTACTTTAAATATGGGTGTCTCAGTAACGGGAATTCCTCCTTTCAACACAAAAACTATCCCTGCCAACCAATTGAAAGGTAAGGAGATGTTTGTATTTTTAAATAAAACAACTGCTGACAGATTAGGTTTTATTGAAGGTAGCCCGATAAAAATAACCAATACAAACAACCCGGAACAAAACCTTAGAGCAAGAGTACATCTCTTTGAGGGCATAGTTAATAACGCTATTGGCATAAAACTTGGTTTTGGACACTCTGCATTTGATGAATTTAGCCAAAACAAAGGCTATAATCCGATGGAGATAATGTCAATAAACACAGAGCCGGGAACGAATATCACAACTTGGACTCAAACCGGCGTTAAAGCTGAAAGAGGTTAA